The Synchiropus splendidus isolate RoL2022-P1 chromosome 11, RoL_Sspl_1.0, whole genome shotgun sequence genome contains a region encoding:
- the LOC128767067 gene encoding platelet endothelial aggregation receptor 1-like, with translation MSASLAMKDRDPRWPPSTGAAFTRPPISSFPSIGTTRKPTVGIPHCFIISQRGRCEKTCSRKCQARCPCQNGGICRGKGICACPPSWTGDVCTEHCPKGRFPNCAEECVCHNRGKCGPETGQYQCAKGFTGSRCNEECTAGSYGQDCKGVCDCANGARCYNIDGGCLCEPGFRVPHCRERMCAHGKYGMHCKRTSLCQDKHSLSCHPMKGECTCQPGWAGLYCNETCAHGFHGDGCLEPCLCVNGGVCDSATGKCQCAPGYTGLHCENPCKSGTYGKNCTLEYACKNFINCSPVEGTCFCKEGPRCSEPCSEGLWGRHCNQTCFKHCPNSDTCLRETGAVKFKGLGLKLLMQVAQINYT, from the exons atgtcggcatcactagctatgaaagaccg GGACCCCCGATGGCCTCCATCCACTGGGGCTGCGTTCACCAGACCTCCAATTTCAAGCTTCCCTAGCATAGGCACGACTCGAAAACCGACTGTTGGAATACCGCATTGTTTCATCATTTCCCAAAgaggaag ATGTGAGAAGACATGTTCACGTAAGTGCCAGGCACGATGTCCCTGCCAGAATGGAGGAATCTGTCGCGGTAAAGGCATCTGTGCTTGTCCTCCTAGCTGGACG GGAGACGTTTGCACGGAGCACTGCCCCAAGGGAAGGTTCCCCAACTGCGCCGAGGAGTGTGTCTGCCACAACAGAGGCAAATGTGGCCCTGAAACCGGACAGTATCAGTGTGCCAAAGGTTTCACAGGAAGCAG GTGTAACGAAGAGTGTACGGCGGGCAGCTACGGTCAGGACTGCAAAGGCGTGTGCGACTGTGCTAACGGCGCTCGGTGTTACAACATCGACGGAGGCTGCCTGTGTGAGCCGGGCTTCAGAGTTCCTCACTGCAGGGAGAGGATGTGTGCTCATGGAAAATACGGCATGCACTGCAAACGGACAAGTCTCTGCCAGGACAAACACTCGCTCAG CTGCCACCCAATGAAAGGCGAATGTACGTGCCAGCCAGGTTGGGCAGGACTCTACTGTAATGAAACATGTGCGCACGGTTTCCATGGCGACGGCTGCCTGGagccttgtttgtgtgtgaacgGAGGCGTGTGTGACAGCGCCACCGGCAAATGCCAGTGTGCCCCCGGGTACACG GGTCTTCACTGCGAGAATCCCTGCAAAAGCGGAACATATGGGAAGAACTGCACTCTGGAGTACGCCTGCAAGAACTTCATCAACTGCTCACCGGTTGAAGGGACTTGTTTCTGCAAAGAAG GTCCTCGCTGCAGTGAGCCGTGCTCCGAGGGTCTGTGGGGGCGCCACTGCAACCAGACCTGCTTCAAACACTGTCCCAACAGCGACACCTGCCTGAGGGAGACTGGGGCAGTCAAGTTTAAGGGCCTGGGACTTAAACTGTTGATGCAAGTAGCACAGATTAACTACACATAA